TGGACGGGCTTTCTACCCGTTTCGCCTTCAAGATCCTGTCCAAGGTATTCAACTTCGATACCACAGAAGTGGCTGCCAACCCGGTACACCTGCTCTATGTGCTGGAAAAACAGATAGAACAGGAGCAATTCCAGGCCGAAACCCAGGACCGCTACCTGCGGTTCATCAAGGAGTTCCTGGCGCCCCATTATGTGGAATTCATCGGCAAGGAAATCCAGACCGCCTACCTGGAAAGCTACAGCGAATACGGGCAGAACCTGTTCGACCGCTACGTGACCTATGCCGATTTCTGGATACAGGACCAGGAGTACCGCGATCCGGAAACCGGGGAAATCCTCGACCGTTCGTCCATCAACGACGAGCTGGAGAAAATCGAGAAACCCGCGGGTATCAGCAACCCGAAAGACTTCCGCAACGAGGTGGTGAATTTCGTGCTGCGGGCTCGGGCCAACAACCAGGGCCGCAACCCGTCCTGGCTCAGCTATGAAAAACTGCGCAGCGTAATCGAGAAAAAGATGTTCTCCAATACCGAGGACCTGCTGCCGGTTATCTCCTTCAATCCGAAGGCCAGCCAGGAAGATCAGAACAAACACAAGCAGTTCGTCGAGCGTATGGTCGATCGAGGCTACACGGAAAAACAGGTTCGCCTCCTTGCGGAATGGTACCTGCGTGTTCGTAAGTCTCAATAAGTCAGCTGCCATGCGCTGAACTGGAGTGAAACTATGGGTATGACCCACGTAGTCGACCGGCGACTGAACGGAAAAAACAAGAGTGCGGTGAACCGGGAACGGTTCCTGCGCCGCTATCGCCACCATATCAAGAAGGCGGTGGCAGATGCGGTTCACCGTCGCTCCATCACCGACATTGAGCGCGGCGAGAACGTCAGCATCCCTTCCAGGGATACTGACGAGCCGATATTCCATCACGGCCAGGGAGGCAAACGGGAGGTCATCCACCCCGGCAACAAGGAGTTTGTGACCGGTGATACCGTGCCCAAGCCTCCGGGAGGAGGCGGTAAAGGCCAGGGGCAGGGGCAGGCCAGCCCCGATGGCGAGGGCATGGACGAGTTTGCGTTCCAGATCACCCAGGAAGAGTTCCTGGATTTCCTCTTCGATGATCTGGAATTACCCAATCTCGCCCGCAAGAAGCTGAAAGATACCGAGGCGTTCAAGTACGTTCGCTCCGGTTTCTCCACCCAGGGCGTTCCGGCCAAGCTGGATGTGGTGCGCTCATTGAGAGGCGCCCATGCGCGGCGGCTCGGCCTCGGCGGAGCCCGCAAGAAGAAGATCCGTGAGATGGAGGCGCAGTTGGCGGCACTCAAGAGTGCCCCGCAGGATCTGGACCCGGCCTTCAGCCACGAGGACCAGATCAAGGCGCTGGAAGATGAGATAGCCGAACTGAAGGCCAATGTCCGTCGCATCCCCTTTATCGACGAGATTGATCTGCGTTACCGCCAGCACCTCAAAAAGCCACAACCGGCCACCAGTGCCGTGATGTTCTGCCTGATGGACGTATCCGGGTCCATGACCCAGATGCACAAGGACATCGCCAAACGCTTTTTTATCCTGCTGTACCTGTTCCTGAAGAAGAACTACAAGAAGATCGAAGTGGTGTTTATCCGCCACCACACCAGCGCCAAGGAAGTGGACGAGGAGGAATTCTTCTATTCCCGCGAAACCGGCGGCACCATCGTCTCCAGCGCTCTGAAGCTGATGCACAAGATCATTGAGTCCCGCTACTCCCCCGCCGAGTGGAATATCTACGCAGCCCAGGCCTCGGACGGTGACAACTGGAACGATGACTCGCCCATCTGCAGCAAGTTGCTGGCCGACAGCATCCTGCCGCTGGTGCAGTACTACGCCTATGTGGAGATCACGCCCCAGGATCACCAGATGCTGTGGTACGAGTACGAGAAGATCCAGGAGCGATTCCCCCAGAGCTTCGCCCTGCAGCAGATCGCCGACCCCGGTGAAATCTATCCGGTCTTCCGCCAGTTGTTCGAGAGGAAAGCCGCATGACCGACACCATGGACAGACCCAACGAGCCGAGAACCCGGGAGCCGATTTCCACCAGTTCCGAGTGGACGTTTCCGCTGCTTGAAAAGTACGACGAAGAGATCGCCAAGTGCGCGGCAGAGTTCGGGCTGGACACCTACCCCAACCAGGTGGAAGTGATCAGTGCCGAGCAGATGATGGACGCCTACAGTTCCGTAGGTATGCCCGTGGGATATCATCACTGGTCCTTTGGCAAGCAGTTCCTGTCGACCTCCAAGGGGTACCAGCGGGGCCAGATGGGGCTGGCGTATGAGATTGTCATCAACTCCAACCCCTGCATCGCCTACCTGATGGAAGAGAACACCCTGCCCATGCAGGCCCTGGTGATTGCCCATGCCTCCTATGGCCACAACTCTTTCTTCAAAGGCAACTACCTGTTCCGTACCTGGACCGATGCCAGCGCCATTATCGACTACCTGGTCTTCGCCCGGGATTACGTGGCCGAATGCGAGGAGCGCCACGGTGTAGACGCAGTGGAGCAGATCCTCGACTCCTGTCACGCACTGATGAACTACGGCGTGGACCGTTACAAACGCCCTGCGCCTATTTCCGCGTCTGAGGAGGCACGCCGACAAAAAGAGCGGGAGGAATATCAGCAACGCAGGCTCAACGACCTGTGGCGAACCATTCCGAAACTGGGCGACGACGAAGACCCTGTCAGGCGCAAGCAGCGTTATCCGGAAGAGCCCCAGGAGAATATTCTCTACTTCATTGAAAAAAATGCGCCGCTACTGGAAACCTGGCAACGGGAACTGATTCGCATCGTGCGCAAGCTGGCGCAGTATTTCTACCCCCAGCGCCAGACCCAGGTGATGAACGAAGGATGGGCCACCTTCTGGCACTACACCCTGTTGCACCGCATGTATGACAAGGGCCTGGTCAACGACGGCTTCATGCTGGAGTTCCTGCAAAGCCATTCCGCGGTGGTGTACCAGCCGCCGTTCGACAGTCCCTGGTACTCTGGGATCAACCCGTACACCCTGGGTTTTTCGATGTTCACCGACCTGCGGCGTATCTGCGAAAACCCGACCGATGAGGACCGGGAGTGGTTCCCGGATATTGCCGGTACCGACTGGGTGGAAACCCTGCATTTCGCCATGAAGAACTTCAAGGATGAAAGCTTCATCCAGCAGTTCCTGTCGCCCAAGGTGATGCGGGACATGAAGTTCTTTGCTATCCAGAACGATGATGAAGAAGACGTTTACCGCATTACCGCGATTCATGACGATCCGGGCTACCGGATCCTCAGGGAAAAGCTGGCACGTCAGTACAATCTGAGCTATCGCGAGCCCAACATCCAGGTGTGGAACGTGGATGTGCGCGGTGACCGCTCCCTGACCCTGCGGCACATACCCGTGGACCGGGTGCCCCTGGGTGACGATACCGAAGAGGTGCTGCGTCATGTACACCGGCTGTGGGGCTTCGACGTGCATCTGGAAAGTGTGGATGATGGCCAGGTGGTCGACGAGGCCCACTGCCCGCCAAAGGATCTTGATGAGGAGTAACCGTAAGGTCACTCCCCATCAGGATTCATTTACGCCGAGACTGACGGCAATCCCGACAGGGCCATTGCCATCTCCTGCTCACTGTATTCGTGGTCGCTCAGATCACCGGCGAAATACGAGGTGTAGGCCGCCATATCAAAGTGACCATGCCCACACAGGTTGAACAGGATTACTTCTTCCTTACCTTCCCGCTTGCAGCGCAGGGCTTCGTCGATGGCTCCCTTGACCGCGTGGTTGGCTTCCGGTGCCGGCACAATGCCCTCATGGCGGGCGAACAGCACGCCCGCCTCGAAGCATTCACGCTGAGTGTAAGACACCGCATCAAACAGGCCCAGCTCCTTGGCGTGGGATACCATCGGTGCCATACCGTGGTAACGCAGACCGCCGGCGTGGAAACCCGGCGGGGTAAAGTCAGAACCCAGGGTATGCATCTTGGTGAGCGGCGTCATATGCGCGGTATCGCCATAATCGTAGGCGTACTTGCCACGGGTCAGGGTCGGACAGGCTGAAGGCTCCACTGCGACTATCCGCGATTTCTGGCCGCCCCGCAGGGCATGACCCATGAACGGGAACGCAATGCCGGCGAAGTTGGAACCACCACCGGTGCAGCCAACGATGACATCCGGCCAGCAATCCGCCATTTCCATCTGCTGCATGCATTCCAGGCCAATGATGCTCTGATGCAGCAACACATGGTTCAGCACCGAACCCAGGGCGTACTTGGTGTTCGGGTCCTTCACTGCGAGCTCCACCGCCTCGGAAATGGCAACACCAAGACTGCCGGTGTGATCCGGGTTCTCCGCCAGCACCTTGCGCCCGAATTCTGTCAGCTCCGACGGTGAAGCCACACATTTCGCGCCGTAGGTTTCCATCACTGCCCGGCGATAGGGCTTCTGGTCGTAAGAAACCCGAACCTGGAACACGGTCACGTCCATATCGAACAGGGACCCGGCAAACGACAGCGACGTGCCCCACTGGCCAGCGCCGGTTTCCGTGGTCAGAGTGCGAATGCCGGCTTCGCGGTTATAGAATGCCTGCGGAATAGCGGTGTTGGGCTTGTGGCTGCCCGCAGGACTCACGCCCTCGTACTTGTAGAAGATTTTGGCAGGGGTACCAAGAGCTTTCTCGAGACGATGCGCCCGGTATAGGGGCGCCGGGCGCCAGAGTTTGTAGACATCCCGTACCGGCTCGGGAATCTCGACTTCCCGCTCTGTCGTTACTTCCTGTTCAATCAGCGACATGGGAAACAGCGGTTCAAGATCCGAGGGCCCGACTGGTTGCTGCGTCACCGGGTGGAGCACCGCTGGCAGCGGCTCCGGAAAATCCGCCTGCAGGTTGTACCAATACTTCGGCATCTGGCTTTCTTCGAGAAGAAACTTGGTTTGCATGGTTATGAATACCCTGAGGTTCGTGTTGTTATCAGCCCTCAGAATACCCATTCCACGCCGGCATAAAAAGTTCTTCCTGGCGCGGGCTCATAGTAGCCACGATCTTCCACGGGCCGGTCAGCATTGGCGTTGATGCGGATGTTGCTGAAATAGTCTTCATCCAGCAGATTGCGAATGCCCCCGTACAGGTTCAGGCTCTGGCGGCCGAAGCGAACCGTGTCTCCTGCCCTGATCCCGAACAGCCAATAGTCGCTGACCTTCGTCTGGTTGCTGTTTTCCGCATACAGATCACCTACGTACTGCCATTCCAGTGCAGCAAAACGCCTACCATCACCCCGCCACTCCACTTCGGTTACCCACTGCTCACGAGGCAACCCGGGCAGGCGGTTGCCATCGGCATTATTGCCCTGCTCATCCTCGAAATCGCGCAGCGTGTAATCCGCAAGGGTCAGGGCACTGGTTATGCGCCAGGTGTAGGAAATGTCCCACCCCACCCCCAACTCGACACCATTACGCTCGGTACGGCCGGCATTCTCGTAAAATGTCCGGTTATTGATTTCGAAGGGCAGGATTTCATCATCAACCCGGATGGAAAATAGTGCCAGGTCATAGCTGAGCCCCTCACCAAAGCCACCACGTATGCCTATTTCCCGGTTGACGGCCTGTTGCGGCTCGATGTCGGGGTTGAAACCGCCGCTACCATCCGGGTTGGCAAACTCGGTAAAGGTTGGGGCTTCAAAAGCGGTACCAATGGTCGCATACAGCTGCTGACGCGGGGCAACGCGATAGCTGGCGCCGGCGAATCCGCTGAACTCGTCGTATGTGCGACTGCCGGAGTCGTCACCATCGACCAGGCGGTTGTCGTCCACCGATAGCCGCAGGCGGTCGAAGCGGGTTCCCAGAGACAGGTTAAAGCGCTCCGTCACCGCCAGATCCCCCTGGGCAAACACGGCGGCGGTGGTGCCATTCTGGGTTTCTTCCTGGGTCTGGGCGGTGACGTCCCCGTTGAACGACACTGAATACCGGCGGCGTTCGTCAACCTGGCGATGCAGGTCCGCGCCCACCACCCAGGTCAACGGTAACCCAGCCACGGCACTGCCTTGCTGATAATCGGAACTGATGCCGTAGAACTGGCGGTCGTAGGCGATCAGGCTGGGACCGGGGAACGGCAGTTGCTGGGTAAAGTCGCGGCGGGTAAAGAAGGTGCTTACCGTCAGCTCACCGGCTCCGCTGACAGGGGCTTCGTACAGCAGTCCCAGCGTCTGCTGGTCAACGTCCTGGCCCGCATCGAGTCGTTCGGCATTGGGCGTGGCCTGGCGACGATCCTCTTCGACCTGTGCGGCAGTGAGGCCGGCAGGGTCTTCGGCTTTCGGTGTGTGCAAGGCATTGAAGGTAGCCGTCAGCCGTTGCCCGTCATTCCATTTATGGGACAGGCGGCCGTTGAACAGCCCTTTTTCCACTTCGCTCTGATCACGGTAACCGTTGTAGTTCAGCCACGACATCGTTGCGATACCGCTCGTCGCTCCCTGGCTCCCGTTGGCCTGAGCGGTGGTTTTGTAATAATCGTCGCTCCCCACATCCTGGCGCAGCCGTGTTCCTGCCGGCTGGTCGTCGCCCCTGGCGGTGGTGATATCAATCACCCCTCCAGACGCATTGCCATACTGGACCGACGAGGGCCCGCGAATGACCTCGATGCGCTGGGCCGAGTCCAGGTCCACGGCGTCAATCTGGGACTGGCCATCCGGCAGGGTGTAGGGAATGCCATCCACCTGGATACGGATACCGCGAATACCAAACGGCGCCCGGGCGCCAAAGCCGCGGGTAGACAAGCGCAGGTTCTGGGCGAAGTTGTAGCGATTCTGGAAAAACAGGCCGGGGACGGTGTCCAGGGATTCATCCAGCTGGAGGCGTTGCTGCCCTTCGCGGATATCCGGTGTATCGACGACCGACACCGCTGCGGGTGTCTCGTAAAGATCCCGTACTAATCGGGGGGAAGTAACCTTGATGACGGTTTCAGGCGTGCCCTGGGCCTGCTGAGCCTTTGCGCCGGGGAAGGCAAAGGCCGCCGCCAGACCAGAAAAAACCACTACCGATGCCCTGAAGAATTCCATTGCGCCTCCTCCGCCTCTAAATCCCGATCAAGTCCACCAACCATGGCACAATCAGGGCCGTGGCAAATGCCGATAATGCCATTGCCAGCCCGGAAAACGCACCCATCTGGGAGCTTACCTGAAAAGCCCGTGCAGTGCCGATGCCATGGGCCGCCACACCCATCGCAATGCCTTTCACGCTGTCATCGGTAATACGCATCCATTCGAACAGTTTGGTACCCAGTACGGCGCCCACAATACCCGTTGCCACCACCAGAACAGCGGTCAGAGATGGAATGCCGCCAATGGTTTCTGAAATACCCATGGCGACAGGCGCCGTTGCAGATTTTGGCGCC
Above is a genomic segment from Marinobacter panjinensis containing:
- a CDS encoding YeaH/YhbH family protein; the encoded protein is MGMTHVVDRRLNGKNKSAVNRERFLRRYRHHIKKAVADAVHRRSITDIERGENVSIPSRDTDEPIFHHGQGGKREVIHPGNKEFVTGDTVPKPPGGGGKGQGQGQASPDGEGMDEFAFQITQEEFLDFLFDDLELPNLARKKLKDTEAFKYVRSGFSTQGVPAKLDVVRSLRGAHARRLGLGGARKKKIREMEAQLAALKSAPQDLDPAFSHEDQIKALEDEIAELKANVRRIPFIDEIDLRYRQHLKKPQPATSAVMFCLMDVSGSMTQMHKDIAKRFFILLYLFLKKNYKKIEVVFIRHHTSAKEVDEEEFFYSRETGGTIVSSALKLMHKIIESRYSPAEWNIYAAQASDGDNWNDDSPICSKLLADSILPLVQYYAYVEITPQDHQMLWYEYEKIQERFPQSFALQQIADPGEIYPVFRQLFERKAA
- a CDS encoding SpoVR family protein encodes the protein MTDTMDRPNEPRTREPISTSSEWTFPLLEKYDEEIAKCAAEFGLDTYPNQVEVISAEQMMDAYSSVGMPVGYHHWSFGKQFLSTSKGYQRGQMGLAYEIVINSNPCIAYLMEENTLPMQALVIAHASYGHNSFFKGNYLFRTWTDASAIIDYLVFARDYVAECEERHGVDAVEQILDSCHALMNYGVDRYKRPAPISASEEARRQKEREEYQQRRLNDLWRTIPKLGDDEDPVRRKQRYPEEPQENILYFIEKNAPLLETWQRELIRIVRKLAQYFYPQRQTQVMNEGWATFWHYTLLHRMYDKGLVNDGFMLEFLQSHSAVVYQPPFDSPWYSGINPYTLGFSMFTDLRRICENPTDEDREWFPDIAGTDWVETLHFAMKNFKDESFIQQFLSPKVMRDMKFFAIQNDDEEDVYRITAIHDDPGYRILREKLARQYNLSYREPNIQVWNVDVRGDRSLTLRHIPVDRVPLGDDTEEVLRHVHRLWGFDVHLESVDDGQVVDEAHCPPKDLDEE
- a CDS encoding TrpB-like pyridoxal phosphate-dependent enzyme — translated: MQTKFLLEESQMPKYWYNLQADFPEPLPAVLHPVTQQPVGPSDLEPLFPMSLIEQEVTTEREVEIPEPVRDVYKLWRPAPLYRAHRLEKALGTPAKIFYKYEGVSPAGSHKPNTAIPQAFYNREAGIRTLTTETGAGQWGTSLSFAGSLFDMDVTVFQVRVSYDQKPYRRAVMETYGAKCVASPSELTEFGRKVLAENPDHTGSLGVAISEAVELAVKDPNTKYALGSVLNHVLLHQSIIGLECMQQMEMADCWPDVIVGCTGGGSNFAGIAFPFMGHALRGGQKSRIVAVEPSACPTLTRGKYAYDYGDTAHMTPLTKMHTLGSDFTPPGFHAGGLRYHGMAPMVSHAKELGLFDAVSYTQRECFEAGVLFARHEGIVPAPEANHAVKGAIDEALRCKREGKEEVILFNLCGHGHFDMAAYTSYFAGDLSDHEYSEQEMAMALSGLPSVSA
- a CDS encoding TonB-dependent receptor family protein; translation: MEFFRASVVVFSGLAAAFAFPGAKAQQAQGTPETVIKVTSPRLVRDLYETPAAVSVVDTPDIREGQQRLQLDESLDTVPGLFFQNRYNFAQNLRLSTRGFGARAPFGIRGIRIQVDGIPYTLPDGQSQIDAVDLDSAQRIEVIRGPSSVQYGNASGGVIDITTARGDDQPAGTRLRQDVGSDDYYKTTAQANGSQGATSGIATMSWLNYNGYRDQSEVEKGLFNGRLSHKWNDGQRLTATFNALHTPKAEDPAGLTAAQVEEDRRQATPNAERLDAGQDVDQQTLGLLYEAPVSGAGELTVSTFFTRRDFTQQLPFPGPSLIAYDRQFYGISSDYQQGSAVAGLPLTWVVGADLHRQVDERRRYSVSFNGDVTAQTQEETQNGTTAAVFAQGDLAVTERFNLSLGTRFDRLRLSVDDNRLVDGDDSGSRTYDEFSGFAGASYRVAPRQQLYATIGTAFEAPTFTEFANPDGSGGFNPDIEPQQAVNREIGIRGGFGEGLSYDLALFSIRVDDEILPFEINNRTFYENAGRTERNGVELGVGWDISYTWRITSALTLADYTLRDFEDEQGNNADGNRLPGLPREQWVTEVEWRGDGRRFAALEWQYVGDLYAENSNQTKVSDYWLFGIRAGDTVRFGRQSLNLYGGIRNLLDEDYFSNIRINANADRPVEDRGYYEPAPGRTFYAGVEWVF